ATGTTTGTTACACATTTGTGGTAGCGAGTGTGTATCAAATTCCTTACAGGATTCATGTACACCCACAACAACGATCTGATAGGATATTAATGCTTTCTGTATTCAATTATTAGGTTTGTGTTTGACCCTAAAACATCAAAACTGGGTTTGgtcaaaatcaggtcacattttgtcagggtcatctgggtctgacctgtTTAGTAGATTATCTGgatctgacctggattggataaTGTGTGAAGCAAATTAATTAGTTGGACGATACAAAAGTGTATAAACTCGTCTTAGTCAAGTCCTGATGCAACCcaacttcttttgtgagccacacccacttatcaggatGACTAGTAGCCATACATACACCACACCCATTTATCGCATAAATTCATGCCCATAGCTGCCTGTAGGCTTATGTGGAGctacgcccactaatcgattgttattgtatgagacTAGTCTTGTAGTAGGCCAGCTTTCATGAGCCATACCTATTTTGATATCGAAGTATAGTGTGTTGAAGAGGTGTAAGGATCAATGGTTGGAGTCTGTAGGCATGtgcaaagccacacccacttgcaggACACGTACATGTATCTTGCTATCTGCAAATGTATGTGAAACCATGACCACTGACTGTTATCATTAATTATAGACCTTACTTGTTTAGTTTTCATATAGCTACCCTTGTACTCATGCACTATCCGGGTCACACCTTGGGTTAAACccaggtctgacctggattgctaTCTGAGTTAgtagtagtgacccagtttcaatgctgatGAGTATTAGCAGTTGATAGTTAATGCCTACCTGCTACTGCAGCACCTCCAAGGGCGGCAAGTGCTGTACCTCCAACAACAACAGCCCCTGCAAGGTTTAATCCTCCTGTGAAAGGAGCTATGCCAACAGTAATCGTGAAAAGTGCAGATCCTCCAAAGGCTGCTGCTGTTCCAGTTCCAACAATTTTATCTGTGCTACCTACAACTTTGGCTCTTGCAACATTAATGTGGTGTTTATCCAACTTTTTGGCCAGATCTTTCACTGCATCAATTGTTTGTATCCTCTTTTCTATGCACTTTTGTAAATCGTTTTCAACTTCATTGCACAAATCATGTACTTTATATTCTACTACTTCTGTAGATACCTCCTAGTAACACATCATAGTGCAGAAGCACACAGATTTGTAGTCATGATAGATAGCCTATTGAAGCCACACGTAATCTCTACATTAGTGAAGCTTGAACACTGAGCAGGTACATTGAGCTTTATACCAGCTACAAACAGGATATGAAATCATGGGAAAATTCAAGGGTTTTCCCCATCATAACAAATGGGAAAATCATCTAGATACGGTTTACTTATACAGGCAATAGAGCTAAACTATCAACATTCTAATGCCATTGAATAGTTTTATGTGAAGTTTAAATTTCTCTCATAATTTATATTTATTAAGACGTACGTAGAGTATATTATATTGAACTATGTGTGTAAGTGGCTTTTCTAGTTCTAGAACCATTATAGTTGGATTTACACCATGATGTAATTCAGTGGAAGTTTAGGAACTGTTCCACCACACACCTTTTAACCAGCATTTGACAGTTAAATTCAGCTAAAATTTGCTACATCATcagtagtctcgtcctcgcagacccattctccggggtggcgcttatcgattagagattataagtgccccctccgaaagggtctggtgaaattcccataccatttttgtccgagaaatcgCCAACTCTGGCAAGTGATAATTAGtgtttaataactacacaagaggTGACGATTTGAGGTAAGCTTTGCTTTTGTAAAATCTGTACTGCACAGCCATAAAATGATAAAATACTGTTTAATTGTCaccttttgtaaaatcttgtgtAAGTATTAAACTCCAATTATCACTCACCAGAGTTGGcgatttctcggacaaaaatggtatgggcatTCCTTTCGGAGGgggtgcttataatctctaatcgataagcgccaccccggagaatgggtctgcgagggcGAGACTACATCATCAGATGCAAGGTGTTAGGCAGAGAGCTGTCATCCCAAATGTGACAGCCTTGACAGCCTTACAACAAGCTGTCTTCCTGAGATTCCCAAAGCATCATACCAGTGCAGCTACTGTTCCATAAGGGTAAGCCTTACAATTTGTTCTGTTACAAACAGTTCATGGACATTTGAGCAATACAGCAAAAGGTTCAGCAGTTGGCAGTCTTAAATGATTCATGCCCTTGAAGGATTTGACTCATTTCCTTTATTTTCTTCATGAAACCAGGTGTGATGGCAGATTATGAAAGGGCTACATTATGAGGAGTACCCTTTACAAAAGCATCTGGACAACCATTGCAAAATTCCAAATAAATTGCAGTACAATAAACAAATTTTACCGAGTTTGCTTGCAGACTTTCCAGACATTATCCATTCTTACTGTATACCTGCCAGGAGAGTGTAAAATGATCACAATTTCACCTAAGCAAGGCTATGTATGTGGACCCTGTCTATAATCTCAATATTGATAACCAGTTGATCATAGGTGTACAATAAAGTTGTATGTTTGTTATGTATAAGTGGggttgtgtgcgtgcgtgcatgtgtgatGTATGGTTACGGTAATTCTTTCCATAAGCATAAGCAAATGCCATTGTTATTACAGCCAGTATTTTTGAGCAAGAAAGAACGAGCCGAACTTGCACTGAAGAAGAGACAAGAAGAGGTGGATGCCCAGAAGAAGAAAATCGACGATGAAAGGAGCAGCAGATCCAAATATGCACGGGATAACAGCAGACAAACAGTGGTATGTACACCTTGGTCACTCAGTATTAGTGTTAATGTACTATTGTAGAGCAGAGAAGAACGACAGAAAATGAAAGAAGTAAGTGGACATAGTGTACATGTTCATAGGACCCCAGTTTGTAATGTATATATCGTAATAATAGGCACTACCCATACAGTTAGAATGTAGAGTGTGTAATTTAAGCTGTTTTTGTGGATGACTTGATATGCTTTGTGTACATTTGTGGCTCATTTCTTTGTGTGTAGGATGTTCAGAGTCAACGAGAGAAAAACAAGGAGGTTGAAGCTATTCGAGTAGGTGTCACCTAGCAACAGAAATCTCTGCTTTTTTTCATGTTCTGTCTTAACCTAGACACGATATCTTGGAGCCGAAAAGAGGCGGCGAAAGATGCGTCGTTGGACTGAAAAGAAATTTGTGTTTGACTGGGATACAAATGAAGATACATCTAATGACTTTAACCCACTGTAAGCCTGAAGTATTTTGGGAATAGAATATTTCCCAAATGTTAGTACTTTACCAGTAAAATGAATGGAGCTCTAAAGGATTCATAATTCTATAGCATACTTAATGTTgctatgtatgtatactatGAACTATATGATGTATCAACTGTCTTGTTATTTTTAGGTACAAGGCGAAACATGAGATGCAGTTTTTTGGTCGTGGCCAGTTGGCAGGTATTGACATTAATGCTCAGAAGAAGGTGCAGTCACAATTCTATAACGATATGATGGAGAAACGACGTACTGAGGAACAGAAAGCTAAAGCAGAGTGAGTGAAAAGTTTGTCATAGTCAAGGACACATGTACACACCATATACttaagcacatacacacatggaTTCACATTACAATGTCTGGGATAGACAAGGACTATCATGTTGTCAGTGCACCCCTGGTAATGGTAATGGTACAGCTGTATGGAAATCAGAGAACCCATAGGAGCAACAGCATGACAGTCATTGTAACAGCCCACCATGTTTGAAGTACAAACTTAACTCCCGGGAGGCTTGCAATTCCTCTGCAGAGGTACCAGATTGGTGTCTGCCCTACCAAGGAATATCACCAGACAACATCCTGGGCTTGACATATAGTACTTGTGATCGTTGTCAGTAAGCAAACTAATAGCCGTTGCTCAGGGGTCATCATGTGGAGGTGTTGACCAACATAGtgtttaaaaaaaatctaaCCTCCTCCCCTTtcctacacacacatgcatgcatggatccgcatgcacacactcacacatgcacacacactgtGCACACAATTACAGTGTATGTGTAATAGCTATACCATGGCTACGAGGGATTTTCCTGAGAGCACGGGCATATATATAGGTGAATcctgagtggccatggtataagtaatatcaCTCCAGCATAGGTGAAAAGACAAACCCTTTTATCTaaacatcaattgtgggtttaaagcGTGGGCAATAGTACTCGCAAAATGTTATTCATACGATGCTTTTCTAAAGAAGCAATGTGTGGTTTTGGTGGTACTATTTCTAGCCATATATTATTAAGGATGCCTAAAGTAAGCTAAGGCACTAAGGTAAGTACATTAAGAGTATAAGTTACTGACCTTGAGAACATCTGAGCCATCTTAAGTTactgtgtagaaaaacaatccccacattgcgaaaatgattatttagtgatgcaaAGAGTCCACAATACTATTACAGACTCTTGGCGATGCCTAGTTGCTGAACTACACAATACTGAGTTGTACAATACTTTTTCCTACAAGAGAACACTTAGCCTAACTATACTAAtctcaaacccacaatgtaaaaGCTTTAAGCAGCTCAATAATATATAGAATCTAAGGGAACTAATACTTGGactatatcatgatatcaccCTAACCACAGGGGGATAtcgtggtcagggcaatatatgaaatattcctttgatctggggtgtcaaagtggtacatattatatattttaGTGATAATTGCAAGAAGCAGAAAGACAAAGAACGTAAACAGATCTGGGATGATCGTCATTGGTCGGAAAAGCCACTGGATGATATGTCAGAAAGGGACTGGCGTATCTTCAGAGAAGATTACAATATCAGCACAAAGGGTGGTCGTATACCAAGCCCCTTGCGTGAATGGACTGATTATAACATGCAGCCAGAAATATTGTCAGTCATAAAGGGCTTGGGTTATACTGAACCGACTCCAATCCAACGTCAAGCTATTCCTATTGGCCTACAGAACAGGGACATTATCGGAGTAGCAGAAACAGGTAGATATTTTATTAATTTAATGTTTAGGTACTTATTTTAATTATCACTACAATGAAGCCTTCTCTGACTGTCTACATGGGGACCAACATATGGCCTCAATATTGAGGTAGTGTTAAGTGATAAAGTTCTACTTTTGAGTATTGCTTGATTAtgagtggtcttattaatgaggttgtGAAATACatcttagctgtgtttgggacatggccactataatgaggttgGCTTATTATGGAGTATACCTTAACTATGTTTGGGACTTAACTTGATGTGGTAATAAGATTTTCGAGCTGTCTGTTTACTCAAGCCTCTATCACTAGGTAGTGGAAAGACAGCTGCATTTGTGATTCCACTGTTAGTGTGGATCAACAGTCTTCCTAAAATAATACGTCAGTCGGAGGTAGACCTTGGTCCATATGCCGTCATCCTAGCTCCGACCAGAGAACTTGCTCAGCAAATTGAAGAGGAGACCCAGAAATTTGCCAAGCCGCTTGCTATCAGAAGTGTGTCGATTATCGGTGGAGTAAGTAAATTTTTCTAAAATGAAAGTTTAAGACCACATTTTGGGCTATACCATAGAAAGATGTGTTTGCCTGATTTAACAAAAAAATAAACAGGAAAGCCGATTAATAGAGACAAAACCATATTTGTTAAAACCAAAGGACTAAAGGCACATTTTTCCTAGTCCATATATAGAGGGCTCCATTACAAAATTACTACTGTATTTCTGTAGATGTCTCGAGAGGGTCAGGGGTTTAACCTTCACAAGGGATGTGAGGTGAGTGTAGTGCAGTGAGGCTTAGGAAGAAGAGTTGATCTGTCTTATTACAGATTGTGATCGCCACCCCTGGACGTCTGATAGATGTACTGGAGAATAGTTACCTTGTGTTGAACCAGTGTACCTATGTTGTGTTGGATgaggtgtgctgtgtgtgtgacactgtgtgtgtgtgcttgcttgCAAGTGTAGTATCTGTTCTGTACTTGGAAGTGTATGTATTGTAACATGTAATATTGTCACATTTAGGCTGACCGTATGATAGACATGGGGTTTGAGCCAGACGTGCAGAAGATCTTGGAGTTCTTACCAGTGTCAAACATGAAGCCAGACACTGATGATGCTGAAGACCCGCAGAAAATGATGGCCAACTTTGGCTCCTCACAGCACAAGTTTCGACAAACAGTCATGTTCACTGCCACCATGCCTTCAGCTATAGAGAGACTTGCCAGGACATATCTAAGgtagtgtgcatgcgtgcgtgcgtgtgtctgTCTGCCTCATGAACTGTCATTTAGACGACCTGCTGTGGTGTACATTGGCTCCATTGGCAAGCCAACAGAGAGAACTGAACAGCTGGTGTACATGGTCACAGAGCAGCAGAAGAGAAAGAAATTGATAGAGCTACTACAAACAGGTCCTGATCCACCCATCATGATCTTTGTCAACCAAAAGAAAGGTGCTGAAGTGCTTGCCAAGTCACTGGATAAACTAGGGGTAAGAAAATTGTGGGATAAGTATTGTTCTTTGTTTATGTACATTTTTAACAGTATCGTGCAGTTGCTTTGCATGGTGGAAGAAGCCAGGAACAGAGGTAAGAAAAGATTCTGTTACATTATCTACCTAACCTCTACATTGTAGAGAGTATGCTCTTGATTGTGTCAAGACTGGTGTCAAAGATATCTTGGTGGCCACTGATGTGGCTGGCAGAGGAATAGACATCAGGTAGTGCCATTATCTACATTGTATCTTTTAACAGTGATGTCTTAATACAGAGATGTATCCTATGTTATAAACTATGATATGGCAAAGACAATTGACGGTAAGTACACAACTATGACCACATTCTggtaatgattattttatattTAGATTATACTCATCGTATTGGTCGTACTGGTAGAGCTGGTAAAACAGGTATGGCAGTGACCTACCTGACACCAGATGACTCGGCACTATTCTACGATCTTAAACAACTACTGATCCAAAGCCCCGTGAGTACATGCCCACCAGAACTGAGCAATCATCCAGATGCCCAGCACAAACCAGGAACTATTCTGAACAAGAAGAAACATGAAGAAGTTATTTATCTGAAATAATAGTTGTCACGACATGtttgtcataataattttagtcTACATTTCACCAATTGAAGCCCATACGTTTGTGAGTATTAGTGAGAAGGGGTCTAGAGCCGTATGCTGGTAGTTCAGTGTGTGTAGTGTCCTTTGCCATGTAACTTGGTCGTACCCCTCCTTTGCCTTCAAACACTGGCCCATGGCCAGCACCTGCTCCAGGGTGAGCTGTCTTCTTTAATGGTTTAATGTTCGCCTTTCTTTGTTTAGCTTCATTGATCACTTTGTTAGCATATTCTTGAAATTGTTCTTCCTCAACCTTCAAGAGTTCTAAGTTCTTTGAATTGTAATCGTGTTCGTCTTCTAACTCATTGTTCTTGCGTGTAACAACATCTTTCTGCATAGCAAGTCATATACATTATGTTAGTAATAAAGTAACAACTACCATTTGTAAAAGATGATATTCTTGTAATCCTTTAGCCTTGACAAATTGCTTTTGTTGTTTTGTCAATTGGCTTTCGTGgaactacagtatatgtatatgatGAGGATAGAGTGGAGGAGTTATAATTATAACCTTTTGGTCTGCAAGGACTCGTTGTTTAAGCAGTTGCTTTTCCCTATCAGCTTCCTCCTTCACCTTCTCTGCATTTTCGTTGATCTAATTGCAGAAATATTGCACATAACAGGTAGGTAGAAATCAATAGGAAAAATGTTTATGAggatgaaatttttaaaaactcagCTAAAAGGGTCAAAAATTCTTGAACCCAATGTGTCTGTTATTAAGGTTTCACAATACATGGTAGCTAGCTCACCATTTTCACTCGATGTTTATAGATGTCAGCATTCATTGCTACAAAATCTTCAGCTTTCCTCTTCTCCTCAGCCTGTTAAATTGTTAGATGAAGCACATCAAAAGTATCGTTACTGTTGACATACTAGTCTCTTCATTTCACGTTCTTCAATGGCCATAGCTATTTTCTCATCTTCATCATCTTgttgctaaagtttatgtataTTTTCTAGTGACTTGTACAGTTGAACATACTTTCTGCAGTTCCTGTTGGAGTTTGTCACACATGACCAGCTGCTGACCTTGAAATTTACTATTAACAACATTGTGTGAAATGTGACCCTCAAATTAAACAAGTAGTGCTACCTAAATATGGCCATTTCTTGGTCTTTTCTTAACTTCATCATTTTCTAAAAAAAGATTCGTGACATTAATTCAACACACAAACTAATTACTTTCTTAGCATCTGCAAACAATTTAATTTCCTTCTCTTCCAAGAGTCGTTCACGCTCCCTGGCATCCTTGATGGCCTGTTTGAACACCAATAACAATACAAGCTGTTAGTGGATGAATTGCTAACAGTTTGTTCTGCCAAAGTTTGATCGAGGTTCCTGCGATATTCGTGTTTCTGTTTCTGCATCTCTTCTGCAATGGCCTTCCTCTGCTGGTAGTACTGTCTCTGTAGAATAAATTAAATACTTGAAATTATTTCgtattatatatagctaagaTTAGGACATGGCATATAAGAATTAAGATCTATCGTACCACTTCTTCCTCGATCTTCTTTTGCTCATCCAAAGCAGCTTGTCTTTCTTCTCTTTTCGTGTGGGTCTTTTCTGATATCCTAATTGATATGATGGTGCGTTTAAATTGTTATGTTGATTTAATCAGCTCAACTGTTTTATTTGAAAAACTTTGACTTCATTtttagctttgattgctctctCGGCCTCTTCCATGTCCCTAAGAATGGCCTGCTCTCTTTCCTAAATGATGACACATGATACATGTCATCAGTTATAAACTGTAGTGACCTCAGCTTCTATAGCAAGGAATTTTGCATCAATTTTCTTTTGGATGActtcttttttcttcttccttaaGATTTGTTGCTGACGTTCAGCTAGCACCTCTGAGAGTTTTAGTGCACCCTTTAAGTTAGTTTGATTATAACACAATAAAATTGTAGCTAGTTGCTTACATGAAACTTTTTGACTCGGTCAGTTTGGTAGTACAGTAAGGTTTTTGCTCGCTCTATTGCTTCTTTTCGTTTCGTGGCCTGAAACTTGGCCTCTTCAATGTCCACTTTAACTTTCTCTTCCTATAATACAAGTCAACTGTTTTGCAGTGCACAacatattctctaatagagcagtcactgtttAATCAGTATGAATAACTGATGCCATCAAGAGTGACCGCCAACTTGGCAAACACCACACCAATAGTTCAattcataataatataagtaCCAAGGAACACTTGATTATATACTGTTGATATGTATTGATGTGGTAACTATTATATTGAACTGAATACCAGCTCTACCTATGGAATTCACCAGACTCTATGTCTTCTTGCCCCTAAAGTCTATGCTAACACACATACAGCTAGCCAATTAAAGTGGTAATACACAACTGGGCCTATGGAACTTCAATCTTGCCAACTGGTAACATCATAGATAAAGGAATAGGCGAAATAGTGGCATGACCATGACTGGCAAGGCTTAGTCTGGTGGCACCTGTCCCTTCACAAAAAGAGGAAGGGGCTAGCATTTACAATTTGTAGCATACaggtaacaccaatcagattATGTTGTTTGTAATTACTAAATTTTTGTGACGTTTGTTTTAGAGTTACCATAGAGATATTGTGAACAATAGGGTGTTTTCTAAAAGAACAAAAGATGGAGGTAGTATAAggtaggccacttcaactaaatcttttgtttctcaggcaaaattcagccaaataaaggtcggtaaaataaaaataggctattttgctagctgaagagtgatattgcgagtcaaacagtggctaagctacattacggttgttgtatcacttgtgagtaggcagctatatgttgagatatttagtgttacttactttttgagagcttaaagataaatttgcaactccttcaTGGTgttatcactctttgcaaggtgatcacgtgattaacataattattttatgctgaaaaatatagggtcggtcgggcccgagaaacaaaagatttagttgaagtggccttagttGGAACTGATGTACCCATGATTCTGCCCAACCTTAGCCTTGTCTAGTCTGGCGGTGCCTGCCCTTCACTAAAAGAGGaggggtctggtcactctagcattacagATTTGAACTATAGAATGTAAttaacaatgacatcacaagaaATGGCACATCTAACAACCATAGTTTCAAGAAATAGGTTAAGAAATGGCTGCTAACAACCAAAGATACTTTCTGTCGGTTCAAAATATTTTGTTAGATTATTGCCAGACATACAATGATTGTTGCCACTTACTTCCTCTTTCTCTTCTCTGATCTTTCTTGCTTCTAATTTCTTCAATCTTTGACCCTATACAGTTTACAATGATGAGGTGATACAGTCACACCCAGGGCACACCTCAATTGTGTTCTCCCAGTTTTTAACAAGAGATTTTGACATCTCCTGCAAGGCTTGCTGCTCACGAACTTTCTTTTCTCTACGCATCGCTTCATCCTCAGCTTTTTTCAATCCATTTCTAATGCGTAGCCACTCGTTAAACTCCATAACGACCCCCTGTATTTTGGGAAACGGAATCATAGCTCATCCTACTACGTTTACGATTTATCTACCTCCTTTTTCCTGCCCCCTATTTTTTGTTGCCCTGAGTAGAGTTTCTGTCATAATAACATACTGATATATACTTGTTAGCTTACTGTCCGTCCGAACATGGCCAAGGGTGGTCGCCATATTGTTAATACCCTATTGCTATAACAACGCGCCCCTAACCGCAACATATTTCATCATTTTCATGCCTAAACGGCCTGAATTGCATGTGTGCTTAGCGTGTGCATTACCTCTGTTGCTGGCAGGTGTTTGAATCGTTTTCTTGCTCGTTCTTTGACAACTTGTTATACGTGAGGTGATTAGGGTTCCATGGCCAATTCAAAGAAAATACTGTTCGCTTTCGACTTCGACCGTACCATGATAGATTTCAACTCAGATGGATGGTTCTTGGAGAAAACTGATCAGTCATTCGAGGACAGCAGCTATACGTGTTGGACTGATTTTATGCAGAGCGTGTTTAAGCTATTACACTCACGTGGTCTGACTGAAGAACAAATCAAGAGTGGATTAGGGCAAGTCAAAATCCTCCCTGCTGTGAAAACAGCTTGTGATGTTATTGCTGAATCAGACAAGGCAGATTCAATTGTTATTTCTGATGCTAATGTCTACAACATTAATCATATCCTTAACGCCAATGGAATGGGGACCTGGTTCAAAGACATCGTTAGCAACCCAGCATCATTTGATGACAAAGGCATGCTAACAATTCAGTATTACCATCAAAAAGGTCACAGCTGTCCTAACTGCCCACCTAACTTGTGTAAGAAGGATGTTCTAGCTGACTACTTGACCAAGTACGATAAGATAGTGTATGTTGGGGATGGGCACAATGATATCTGTCCATCACTGGGATTGTCTGCCCGTGATGTAGTCATCGCAAGGAAGGGTTATTACATGGCTAATCACATCAATGATAGTGGCACATTGAAGGCGTCCCTTCATATAGTGGAGTTTGATGATAACATAGTGAAAATTGTACAAGATATTCTGCTGCAGTCCAACTAGGTCTTCTTGGTTTTAGCTAGTTATTTATCATTCAACAAGCTGTTCCTAGAACTAAACTTTGCATGTGCACATTCTCACAGCATTGAAAACTGACACTAccacatagtgtattatatagCACTTGGATAGCACTAGAGACAGTATATTTATTTTGCACTTATATATATTACAGGATTCCAAATATTTagtattaaattttatttattttcagTAATCTTGAGTAACTCGGAACTTTTATGTAGCAAACATTGTTGATACGACTTATTATAGGGGCACATGAAATTTCAAACCCACAGATGTTTGAAAGGTGAACTCAACATATGCAATTGAATTGGCAGGGGAAATACACAGCTCTAGCGTATGGAATAAGTTATGCATTACAAGCTAGTCAGATTACACCATGGTAATAATCTACTATCTATGGTATTTACTCTTCTTGTATTTGTTGGTCAATAGCATGTCTAACTGTTAATAAGTTCTCTTTGTTTAGCTCCTTTAGTAGGCACAAAATGgcagtcacaatatttgtaCCACTAGTAGTCTTCTCTTCACTACTAACTACTTCAGTCCTTGCACGATCTCTTTCCTCTTCAGTGATAACTGTAACATCAGCTAAAGCACTAATAAATAAGCATGTAGTCCTAACCTTTATTGTCCAGTTTTTTCAAGTGTGGCAATGTTCGAATGACATGTAGTCTATAGTTTGTACTGGTGACTAAAGGGTTCTCACTTAACCACAGCACAGTTAAGTTGGGCAACTGCTTGAGATGTTCCAGTTCTGTAAATGAACTGATCTTGTTCTTACGGATGAAAAGTTCACGCAAACTTTTACCTACATAGAAACACCAGCAATAATCTACCAGTATTACTGGCCTGTGTTTACTTACAGTAAGCTACATCTTCTAGTGTAGATATTTTATTGCTACTGTAGAATGAAATAATTCAATAAAAAAGATTATTACagtgaaaaaaacaacaacaacaacataaaTAGCCTACCTCAAATTTAATACCTCAACATTTTCCAACTGCTGAAGAGCCTGCACCTGTACAAGACAGTGATATAGTTAAAACACAATGTTAGGTGTCAAGTCATCTACTATTCCTTCATAGTGATGCTATTTAGTGACTAGCTTGTTTTGTAAGTGAAAACCAAATTTTTGTGAGCCTACCAAAAGTTGTACCTCACACGTAATCCTGTCTGAGGCAACGGACACCTTATGGAAAACAAAAGCATGATGTTGTGGTcttataatgaggtcatgaagtaagCAAAGCTATATTATGTGACCAGGGTTTTTGATAAGTATTTTGGCTCTGAGTCATACTGGCCCATCCCAGACATCTATTGCTCTaccagtagtataccactggGCCAATCAGCTTATGTTTGATGTGTGTTAGTCACA
The nucleotide sequence above comes from Dysidea avara chromosome 3, odDysAvar1.4, whole genome shotgun sequence. Encoded proteins:
- the LOC136248989 gene encoding probable ATP-dependent RNA helicase DDX23, whose protein sequence is MGSGDKSKKKDSEKTRDRSKERTERSRDKSKERSPERSRDKSPSRRKRDRSRERSPDRRHGRSRARQRSRSRSPRRNKDRSRSRSPRKPRDRSRSRSPRRNRDRSRSRSPRRRERGRSRSRSPRRDWDRSRIPGTKTSEKAAPVPPDEEEQMEEDAPPLPKRQPLSLEDMIAKKEAEAQAQAKPVFLSKKERAELALKKRQEEVDAQKKKIDDERSSRSKYARDNSRQTVSREERQKMKEDVQSQREKNKEVEAIRTRYLGAEKRRRKMRRWTEKKFVFDWDTNEDTSNDFNPLYKAKHEMQFFGRGQLAGIDINAQKKVQSQFYNDMMEKRRTEEQKAKADDNCKKQKDKERKQIWDDRHWSEKPLDDMSERDWRIFREDYNISTKGGRIPSPLREWTDYNMQPEILSVIKGLGYTEPTPIQRQAIPIGLQNRDIIGVAETGSGKTAAFVIPLLVWINSLPKIIRQSEVDLGPYAVILAPTRELAQQIEEETQKFAKPLAIRSVSIIGGMSREGQGFNLHKGCEIVIATPGRLIDVLENSYLVLNQCTYVVLDEADRMIDMGFEPDVQKILEFLPVSNMKPDTDDAEDPQKMMANFGSSQHKFRQTVMFTATMPSAIERLARTYLRRPAVVYIGSIGKPTERTEQLVYMVTEQQKRKKLIELLQTGPDPPIMIFVNQKKGAEVLAKSLDKLGYRAVALHGGRSQEQREYALDCVKTGVKDILVATDVAGRGIDIRDVSYVINYDMAKTIDDYTHRIGRTGRAGKTGMAVTYLTPDDSALFYDLKQLLIQSPVSTCPPELSNHPDAQHKPGTILNKKKHEEVIYLK
- the LOC136248990 gene encoding cilia- and flagella- associated protein 210-like, with product MATTLGHVRTDRQQKIGGRKKEGVVMEFNEWLRIRNGLKKAEDEAMRREKKVREQQALQEMSKSLVKNWENTIEGQRLKKLEARKIREEKEEEEKVKVDIEEAKFQATKRKEAIERAKTLLYYQTDRVKKFHGALKLSEVLAERQQQILRKKKKEVIQKKIDAKFLAIEAEEREQAILRDMEEAERAIKAKNEVKVFQIKQISEKTHTKREERQAALDEQKKIEEEVRQYYQQRKAIAEEMQKQKHEYRRNLDQTLAEQTAIKDARERERLLEEKEIKLFADAKKKMMKLRKDQEMAIFSKFQGQQLVMCDKLQQELQKQQDDEDEKIAMAIEEREMKRLAEEKRKAEDFVAMNADIYKHRVKMINENAEKVKEEADREKQLLKQRVLADQKFHESQLTKQQKQFVKAKGLQEYHLLQMKDVVTRKNNELEDEHDYNSKNLELLKVEEEQFQEYANKVINEAKQRKANIKPLKKTAHPGAGAGHGPVFEGKGGVRPSYMAKDTTHTELPAYGSRPLLTNTHKRMGFNW
- the LOC136248992 gene encoding pyridoxal phosphate phosphatase PHOSPHO2-like → MANSKKILFAFDFDRTMIDFNSDGWFLEKTDQSFEDSSYTCWTDFMQSVFKLLHSRGLTEEQIKSGLGQVKILPAVKTACDVIAESDKADSIVISDANVYNINHILNANGMGTWFKDIVSNPASFDDKGMLTIQYYHQKGHSCPNCPPNLCKKDVLADYLTKYDKIVYVGDGHNDICPSLGLSARDVVIARKGYYMANHINDSGTLKASLHIVEFDDNIVKIVQDILLQSN
- the LOC136248993 gene encoding cilia- and flagella-associated protein 410-like, encoding MATLDTSFILKRAAAKKLEHVKTLNCWGSNLENVQALQQLENVEVLNLSSNKISTLEDVAYCKSLRELFIRKNKISSFTELEHLKQLPNLTVLWLSENPLVTSTNYRLHVIRTLPHLKKLDNKVITEEERDRARTEVVSSEEKTTSGTNIVTAILCLLKELNKENLLTVRHAIDQQIQEE